TTGTTATTTTATTCCCATCACTCCCAGGTGAGCCTGGGAGCTCTGAAAGTATTAAGTACTCACCACCACAAATCAGTAACTAGGTTTAAAAATGTATGGTGTTGGAAGTTTCCAAAAATGATACTTTGTTTTGCAACTGTGGATATAGCTGGGTAACATTTGCCAGTGTAGACATACTACCTGAATGTGTCACTTGGGCAGAAGGATTTTAAACCTAAGATTCCTTCTCTGTGTAGTTCCAAACTGTATGATGTGAAGATAATTTACTTACCAAGATCTTTTTTTCCAGTGGAGACTGCTGACCTGCAGCAATCCTAGGATCTTTAGATGATGTACCCCAGGCCAATCTGGAAGATAAAAAAGGCAAGGTAGATTCAAATGTAGGAGGTGTCAGAACAAATCTGCTAATAGGGAGGACTACAGCAGGGCCATTTCCCCCATGGGAAACCACTGCATTCCTATGGTAGAAAATAATGAATGCTCTTTTAATAAGAGGATCTTTCCTTTCATATGAACAAGCATACTTTTCCTGTGGACTCAGCGTGAACCACTGTGAATCTCGTATTGGGGATTGTGAGTGGGAAGAGACATGCTCCTTGGTGAGGTGTTGTCCAAGTACATCTATGTCAGTCTGCTCAGTCCTCAAGCCTCCTTTGTGTTCTGAGACGATTGTAGGTTCTAGTTTTCTAGACGATTCTAGGTTTctagttttctcttcctgcagtTTCTTGATCCGGGCCCTCTCTGACTCTATCAGCACATACAGCATTTCTGCCCTCTAATCTTTTGTTCTGAAATTCTGTTATTTGACTGCTCAGCCCTCTGCTTGCCTGACTAACAATGCCAATCATCCTTCACTCTAAATCCATTATGAGACTATTCCCTGTTGAACCCCTCAGGATGGCAATTTGTGGTTACTCTGGGTTTATTTATAGAGGAGGCTGATGGCAACACAAATGAAAACTATCATCTTTTATGTGTCATCCCTGGTCTAGCCTGAGTTTACTGTGATGTCGTATTTAAGCCACTGAGGATGCCTGGCATTTCCTCTGTATGTCTTTTATACCATTTAGAGTTCAAAGGATGGTCTTTACAGTCTGACAGAGCTAGATCTGAAATCTAATTCTACCACTTCCTAGGTGTGTGACTCAGGGCAAGTAACTTCTgtcagctttctcatctataaaatggagatgtaaGACAAAAATCTGCCTCTCAGGGTTATAAAGAACAAATATGAATTAGATGTAAAGAGCTtggtaagttctcaataaattctATCTATCTGTCCTTCACAGGTCAAGCTCCTGATTATAAAGTCTTTCCAGTCTACTCTGTCAGTGATCTTCCCTTCCTCTAAATACTTGACATATTTTAATTCTACAACTCATTTGAAAATTAATCGTGGTTTACACTGTGATATCTGTATTCACATAtcacttttaacattttgatgCTGAAATTTAGGCTCATAAGGAATGAAAACTGTAATTTATATCTACAAATATGATGCCTCTATATTGTTGGAAAGGATCTGATATCAAATATTTGGTCTCACTGACCTCTTAGGAACATTCTTATTTGTCTACGTAAGCTTATTTTGAGATTGTAAACGTATGATCATCTTACTTTTACTTCTCTGTACATGGCTTCTAGCACAATACTTAACATTAGAGTCTGTGATCCCAAGTTCTCAAAATTAATGATTTGCTGATTGCTGATGATCCTTGACACATAATATCTGAGCATCTTTTTTAAATATCTGCCATAACattgtatctatttttattaagCCATTTCCCAGTCTTCCTTGAAGTTTACAGATATGTTTGCTTTATATGCATGTTCTGGGCTCTCACATTTTGTACCTACTAGCACAGTTTTATTATATTCTAATTATTCATTCATGTTCCTTGAGGTCAGAGAACACAGATTTCAACTTTGCAGGCTCAGCCTCAGCTCAAAACCTGGCatagttgctcaataaatcttTACTGATTAGACTGTGAGCTTTTGTTGGGAAAAGGATATGCCTTTTAATGCTTTGTTCCTTTACTGCAATTCACAGGGGATGTTGgctgtttttcaaattaaaaacagaaaactgaggAGGGTAGAATTTCAAGTTCCATTTTCAAAGGAGACACACAGATAAGTGAGAATAAAAACTGTCTACGACAATCAGCTCAACAACACGTCTCCCTTTGTAAGACAGAATAACAAGCAATTTCACAGTTAAGTGATAGGGCTTGTCACTCTTCAGCAGTTTGCTGAGTTTTAACCCTTTCACTATGGCGTTCTCTCCATTATTACAGAGAAAGGCAGATGGGAGCCTCTCCCAGCGAAAAGACTACAGCTTGTGTCCTTCATAGGAGAAAACAGTGATGGCTCCAGAACTTTTATATGAATGAACTTAGCACAGCTATCAGAGTGGATGGTGGTGGGAGGGCTAGCAGGAAACTAGTAAACAACTACAAGCTGCCCCTTCAGGGAAAGTTTCTACTTGGAATATAAGTTACAGattaatgaaaatagaaagatTTCCCAAAGATACTTATTCTCATGTTTTATAAAAGATCAGGGAAATGTCAGCTGTCCACTTAACGGATGACATAATGAATTAAGAGTTCGATAGGCGGCAGGCACAACTAAAAGCCAAACTCGACCTAAGTCTTATGAAATCCTACTTAATGAGCTTTCTTGACTACTGCTAGCCTCACTTATCTGGCAGGAGTCGAAGGAGAGGAAGCCCCAAGCTCCTCTGTTCCACCACCTCCAAAGTCCTGAACCCCTTCTCAAGTGTACCACTTCATCCCTGCTTCCTTTCGTCCCGTGGGACTAAGCATTCCTCGGGCCTTCACTCTCACCACTTGCTGTCCCTCAAAAAGCCGACTCACCCCTTTCCAAGCGCAGTGAACCGTCCGCAAAGCACGAGGCCGGTTGCGAGCTGCAGAAAGCCCACGCTCGCCAGCGGGACCCAAGGAACGCTAGAACTATACGTCCCAGAACACTTAGCTTTGTTTTTAACTACGGTGCAGCCGCAAAAGGGAAATACCGGCTCAGGACCCAGGGGAGTTGTAGTTCTCTAATCCAAAGAAATCATTATTTGGCAACGTACGGTTTTCAGGGGGATATACCCCGCGACTGCGTTCCTGTAGGATGTGAGACAAAGAGAATAAGTATCCCAGGATTGGGTGCTGGTGGGAAAATTTGCTGGAAGCGCAGCATTGGTTACCAATTTTGTGCTCAACCTCTCAGTACCAGGGTGAAAGTGGAGACGCAATCTCCCTTGGAAGACGTTAGTCTCCATCTCTAACGCTCCCGAGACACGGTTCGCAATTAATTATGACGTCACAGCCAATCGTCAACGCGAAAGCCTGACGCTCTAGCCGGCTCTATCTCGCTGCCCCGCCGCGGGCGCAGAGCTGGCGCTCTAGCCCACGGAGTTGGTTAACTCCTCTCACCGGCCCCTGGAAAGGGTTCCAAGTCCTTTAGTACCCGACGCTGTCTGGGAATTCCGGGCGTTTCGGCTCCTTGGTCGCAGAGGCAGGAGGCGTGCGTGGCAGGAGGGTTCGGGTTATATACTCCTAGGTCCTGGGACAGAATAGTTACGACCTCTGGGACAGgaactcttctctcttttgttaaTAAACTTCCAACTCCCTCCTCAGACCCGACCGCATGTCTGTCATGGACCTCGCCAATACTTGCTCCAGCTTTCAGTCGGACCTGGATTTCTGTTCAGATTGCGGCTCGGTCCTGCCTCTGCCCGGGGCTCAGGATACGGTCACCTGTATTCGCTGTGGCTTCAACATCAACGTTCGGGGTGAGAGGCTTGTACGCAGGGGTCCTGGCGGAGGGCGCAGGGTCGGAAGCTTGGGGAACTCAAGATCGGTTGGGTTGAGGAGGGGATCCTAGAGCAGGACATCAGGCGGTTGTACATTTGGTCTAGCGATGAAAACTGAGGGAAAGGATGTAGGGCCTCCTGGCCTAACCAGCCAGGGGAAAGGGGAGGTTTCCGGTGTCAGCTCTCTCTGGTTGTCTCCATAACCAGTTCTTACTTGCCTGTGCAGACTTTGAGGGGAAGGTTGTGAAGACTTCGGTTGTGTTCCACCAACTGGGGACAGCCATGCCTATGTCGGTGGAGGAAGGGCCTGAGTGCCAGGGACCTGTGGTAAGCTAATGAGATCAAGAACTGGCTCCATAAGGTGGGTAGGAAAGAAATGGAGGAGTGATTGCAAAGCTCTGGAGAGTTTTGTGCCCAATTCCAAGAGGGAAAAGAGATGTAAACCATCGACGTTTGAGAGGCGTGATCGCCTGATTCCTGTGGGAAGTAAGGGGATATGACCAGGCCTCCCTAACCCACCAGTTTCTTCCCAGGTTGACAGGCGCTGCCCTCGATGTGGTCATGAAGGAATGGCATACCACACCAGACAGATGCGTTCAGCCGATGAAGGGCAAACTGTCTTCTACACCTGTACCAACTGCAAGTGGGtattctttcccctccctctgctCAGTCTGTTTGCTAACTAAACAAAtccagtgatttatttttttgtacgAAATGGCCGTTTCCCTTGGTcccatcccttatttctgtgcagTTCTGGTAATAGGGAGATTtgtagttgttttttatttttttaagttacacttttttaaacctttttataaCCAGTGAAATAAaccttttaggattttttttttttttttttttttttgacagggtgtcgctctgtcacctagcctggagtgcagcgaggcaatcttggctcactgcaacctccgcctcctgggctcaggtaatcctcccacctcagcctccaaagtagctgggaccacagacacatgccaccacgcctggctttttttttttttttttttttttttttttgtatttttagtagagatggggtttctctatgtttcccaggctggtcttgaacttctgagctcaagtgatccacccacctcagcatcccaaagtgctgggattacaggcatgagccaccccgcctgacCTACTTTTAggatatttaaaaggaaatgaagaaaaaaaaaacaacataagaAGCAGGTATTGTTTAGTGGTCAGCATCTTATACTGCAGTCTTCAACCGCAGTCAAGGTAGCTTTCTTTGGAGAGAATTAGTCACACATGACTTAGAGAACATGGGCtttctgaatgcttttaagaCCTCATTTTTGTCTTTGGTGTTCTGCAGTCACTATAGTATATCAAAATAcgattttcttttattctgtttggGATTTGTTGGACTTTCTGAAACTGAGAGTGGACTTTTTTTTCATCAACCTTGGAAAATTATCAGCCATCATCTCTTTTAATATTCTCTTTCCCCCATGTTCTCAGTCCTCACATTCTGGACCTCGAATTAGTTACTAGAAAGAGGTTTCTCTCTTCTGTCCTCCATTTCTCTCaccttcttttcatattttcaattGCTGTTCTCTTTATGCCACCTTCTGAGTAATTTCTTCAGGTCCCTCTTCCATGTCACTAATTCTGTCTTCAGTTTATttcaagtattattattttttactattgttattattttgagttctatttaattacttttcaaatctccttaatttttaaataattatcagttctttaatcatattttaaattgttccttttattattctttaaatatatatttaaaatattaaatatggttATTATATTCTATGTCTTATAATTCTGATATCTGCGGATTTTGTGTGTCTGATGctgctgtcttttgtttctgCTGTCTCTCTCatagtgctttttttctttgttttgtgatttttgacTATAAATTCGAGTTTTTTAGAACTTGAACTGTAGGAATTCTTTGAGGCCTTGGGCGAGTGCTGTATTCTCagcatttgtgtttcttttctagGTGCCTTGAAGCACTATCAAGCTGgaattactttaaataaattcttGGCTTCATGTTTTTTGGAGCAGACAGATAGTATGAATTTGAGCTGCAAATCCATGTAAGGGCTAGCTTACAGTTAGAAATTCTCAGGAGagagttttctctctttctacctACTGAGACAGTCAAATTCCCCTTCTATAgagttgaattttttcttttcttgttcacTTTTACAAGAAAGGGCAGCCTTTTGCAGTTCCCAAATTTATGCACGGGATCTCCTATCAGACCTTATACATTTTGTCCCTCATTTCCTATGCTTCCAGTGACTGTCAAAACAGTATAAAGGGCACCATAGTGTCACTGTCACGTTTCATAGGGACATTAGTTTTAACTTCCCTGTCTGGATTTCTGGTTTTACAGAACTTTTAACCAGTGTGCAGATTGCCTTTACTTTCTTGCCATCTCatcaaaggattaaaaatattcatagtcagatatatcttttaaaagtatttttttcctatcACTGGTTgtcattttaccaaaaaaaaaaaaattttttttaaataaaaagaagattttttttcccagcgTGTGGCTTGCCTATTTTCTTAACCCTCTTTAAATGAGCAgaagttttaagtttttataaGGTTCagcttatccttttttttttcttttacagctaGTGCTTTCTGtgtcctaagaaatctttgctttgAGGTTATAACTCAttggatatatttttaatccCAGAATTTTTAGTTGTCTTGGAATTAGAATTGGAAGTTTGTTTAGGGGAGCCAGTCCTCAATGATGTCATAAATAAAAGTCCTTCCTTGATTATTTGATTGCATATCTTATCTTATACTACTAGAAACTCATCTTTTGGTGAATATAACAAGTCCTTTCTTTCCTCATAGGTTCCAGGAGAAGGAAGACTCTTGACCTTTTTCCTGGGCAACTCTACAGTCCCTCCCTCCTTTCGGAAGGTGAAGGATACTGGGTTTTTAGATGCCTTGTCCATCCTGTCTGGTTGCAATGTTTTGCTCCCAGAAGAGAATCAGATCATCATGTGGggattaccattgttcctggagTACTCCTACCCTTAGTTGAATTTCCttattaaagttatatttttctataagacCCTGACATATGTATGTTACTTATAATCTGTCTTATTCCAAAAGGAATTTAAATGAGTTTCCAgagatatatttatatgaaaaagaaaagggggaaaaattagGACAAAAAAGTAGAGTCAGGAATGAGGCTAATATAAACAAAAAGCAATTGTAAGTATTGCCATACTATTTAAATCTATTTGGTTCCTGAGTTTAGGTTAAGAAAAACTAGGAATTTGGATAGTGAGACATTTAACAGAAATTTTAACCAGATCTCTTTAGCATATAAATTTGGACAACAAAAAATCTGATACTAAGTAATGCCACTAAGTGATCACTATAGGTGAGTATTTTATTAGTATTGAGATAAATACAatacacagttgacccttgaacaacacaggtttgaactgcttGAGTCTacatatatgtggattttcttctacttctgaGACCCATAAGATAGCAGCACATTTAagccctccttttcctcctcctgagcctactcaacatgaaaatgtgatccacttctacttaatgaatagtaaatatattttcttttccttatgattttcttaataatgttttctctagcttacttgaTTGTAAGATTATATGTAttataagtatataatacatatacaaaatatgtgttaatcaacggtttatgttattggtaaggcatCTGGTCAACAGtaaagttttgggggagtcaaaagttatatatgGATTTTTGGCTGTTCAGAGGGTCAGCACCCCTtacccccatgttgttcaaggatgAATTGTATATCTATTATAATAGATTCttatatagaaagaaagaaaaaagtaaagtcaCAAGGAATCCTACTCCACAGAGATAACCAAATTATACTGTATATCTGTgcttgtgtatatgtatgtggcTCTGTATATGTGTGTTGCTATatatgtgtttggtttttttaatgGACTAGACATGCTGAACTATatcttgcttttttctgtttgaaCTAAAAACTTTCAAGGGGAACAAATGCATACTCAGGTCCCGCATTCCTTGGCTCAAATAGTGATCAAGGGGTTACTGTAATAATTATCATATAATTGTGTGGCCCTTTATATATATTCAGAGCTCTCAAACATAGCTATCTTGTTTGACCCCCACAGCAACCTGGAGAATGGGCAGGGCAGTCTTCCCCACTGTACGTTTGAACTGTTCTGGCAGTTGACTTTCCTGACACACTCCTGAAATCTGAAACAAACCTGTTCATGTTTCTACCCTACTTTAAGCCTTTCTCTGGCCCATAACAGTGATTGGATTAAGCTTAATTTCTTAGCAAAGCATACAGGTTCTTCCATATAACCACTGCCTACCTGTCAAGCTTCATCTGGCACTCCCTCAGATCCAAGCGGTACAAAACTCCATTTCCTGTAGTGCACACATCTACAACTTTTTAAGCTGCTCTTCTAAAAAAACCTACTTGTCGGCCTTCCTGGTTCTTGTTTTACCACTTTCTTTTGCTCTCTAAGAAacgtgcatatatttttataaaatagccTATACTGTAATTTACGACCATTTCTCTGCTTCATCCTACTCATCACCCCAGAGAGAACGAATATGTTGGCAGTATGTAACTACATTCAGATTTACAAATCAGACATGGCATTTGTTAATGCCCCagtgtttcatatttttgttagttttcagcATGCCTGTCTTTCCTACTAGAGCTAAAAGGCAGGGTCTGAGCGTCTTACGCGCCTCCATCTTCAAGGCGTAGCACAGTGACTGAAAAAAACTGACGTTGAACGTGCACTAAACTGAACTGCTCAAACACCTACAGGCACAGGGCGAGGGGTAGAACCACATCGCTTGACTCTTAAGTGTGTTTCCAACTGCTCCCACTTCCCGTTTTCTTTAGAGAAACCCAGACCAAACAAGGAAAGGGAAATAGGCCACGGTAGGGTCATTACTATTGCTCCTTAAGCTTCCTCGCCGGTCCACCTACCCAGACAAGGCAAACGGAAATCTGCAGCAGGACTCAGCTTGGTGCACACAACTCCGCCCTCGCCACACCCACTCTGCAGCGTCTGGCCCGGCAATACCCATCTGGGCGCCCCTCCTGCTTCCTCTAGGCTGTGAGTACGCGTGCTGCCCCAgactctccctcctccacccacacCCGCAGTGACACCCCTTCCGCcaaatttgtttctctttctttcagcgCCTGCGCGCTGTCACGTTACGGCGGAACTAATCCAGCGACGCCTGCGCTTTGACGCATTTGGTGCCGTGGAAGGGAAAAAGGGGGACTGCAGTATGCGTCACACCCGGAAGCGGCGAGCCGGAAGTGGGGTTAGCCAGGTTATCCCCAGGGGTGGAGAAGCGGAGGCCCAGGAGGAGGGGGAATAAAGAAGGTGGAGGATCCTGGCTACCACTCTGAATCCGATACCGCTTCTCTTAGACCTCAGCGACAGAAAAAGGGAAGGGTGTCTCatcccccttcctcctctcctccctgtcCTGAGCCTTAGCCATGGCcgaggcaggggctgggctgaGCGAGACCGTCACTGAGACAACGGTTACCGTGACAACCGAGCCCGTGAGAAAGGCGGGGGGGCGGTGCTGTTTAGGGGTCTGGGAGATACtgggagggaggggacagggatTAGAAGAGTTGTTGGAGGAGCTAGGCCTAGGGATATGGGAGGTGTGGGGTTGAATATCTAGGGCTGGGAGAATCGGAAGGTATTGGAGCTATTTGGAGTGGCAGAGATGGTGCAGGAGGCAGGTCAAGGAACTTGTAATAGGGAGGTACAGTTAGGATATAGGTGTTGCTGCTTGGGGTGGTTATGTGTGTAAGTAATAAACGAAAGGGAAATTGAGGATTAAGGAGCCAGGAAGATGTTGGGAGGAAATCAAAGGTAGTGTAAGAAAGCATGGTTGGAGGCCAACTTATCAATATTATCAATATTGATATtcgaataaatatttattgaatggatgaatgtAAAAGGAAGTGGCAGGAATGAGGAAACAAGAAAAGGAGATGAAAAGAGGTATTTTGAGAAATCAGAGAGCAAAGATGTAAATGGAGAAACAAGAAGTATTTATCCAAAAACATGTTAAGTTGCCTTCAAAGGGAGAAGGTTGCATTGGGCTTAATACTCTTGGATTAAAGGAAGTTTAGTAATTAATAGATTAGTAATACTTGCTACTAGAGATGCCAGGATGCCAGAGAATAGGTGGATAAGAGGTAGGGAGGGCTGGAGCTTGAGAATGagagaggttttgtttgtttttttaagagaaaaagaataggggatctggaaaaaggaagggagatcAAAGATTAGGTGCTGGggactgaaaaataattttcatgtattaataCTACCAAGGATGATTTGGGGAGGAAGACGGAGAAACAGCAAGgattatattttcctttgaagAGTTGCTGGGACCTTTCCTAGGTTAGGAATTGTGTCTTCTCTTATACTGGTGGTATAAGAACAGGAAATAATACTTATTCCTCAAGGGACTATCTGAGGTAAAAGACCTGTTCTGTTTTATCTTCTGTCAGCTCCTCTGGTGCTATGCCTATGGTACTGATtgagctaaagaagaaaagagaggaggttCCCTGGGAGGGAGTGGGAAAGGTTAGTAAGAGGGGACTAGATAGGTATGCTCATCCTTAACCTTCTAGGAGAACCGGAGCCTTACCATCAAACTTCGGAAACggaagccagagaaaaaggtaGAATGGACAAGTGACACTGTGGACAATGAACACATGGGCCGCCGCTCATCCAAATGTGAGTAATTGTTGGCCCGCAGTAGCCCTGGAGTTCTGGCTCCCTTCAGCATATCTTGTATCTACTCATATCCACTGGCTTTCCAGAAGCCCCCAGATGTTCATAGTTCTGTCACTTTTTTGGTGGTGCTGTGGTATCAGGGAAAGAGGTAGGGAAGGGCTAGAACTGGAATTGCCTAGGTCTGACAGCAAGAAGTGTCAGAGGTGGGAGAAGTGGGGCTTTGAATTCGTGGCTCTCTAAGAGGACAAGAGGGGTGGGGCCTGAGTCCCAGAGGGTGGGCCTGGGGAAGCTGGATCCTGGAAGGTAGGAGAAAATAGGAATTTTCACTGAGTTTGAGTGGGAATGGAACTGACTATATATCTTACCCTTCCTCCTCTTTAACTGGGCTCCTCCCTCTAAATCTAGGCTGCTGTATTTATGAGAAACCTCGGGCCTTTGGCGAGAGCTCCACGGAAAgtgatgaggaggaagaagagggctGTGGTCATACACACTGTGTACGTGGCCACCGCAAAGGACGGCGTCGTGCAACCCTAGGACCGACCCCCaccacccctccccagcctcctgaccCTTCCCAGCCCCCTCCAGGGCCAATGCAGCACTAAATCCCTCTCTCCTCCAGCATTCCTGTGTCTGTCTGGCCCTAAATGTATCCATGTGGCTACTTCTCcagccccctccttccctctcttctgcctgatagagggaagaggaagaggaggacgaACAGAGATCCTGAAATTCTGACTTGCTGCTATTCCAGAACCCAGCCTCCTGGGTTTCCCCAGTCCTCATTTTTCCTCCCAATACCCACCCTTCTCTCTCGAGGGATCTAGGCACCTTGGTCCCAGTGTCTTCCTTTTGTTCTCACTGCCAAACTGCCTGTCCTGGGATCTAGTTATCTTGGCCCTGCACTCTCAACATGAGTAGCGAACACTTAAATTGGGTTTTCAACAGTCCCAGCTTTCACTGCCAGGGTCCCAGTCAGATTCCAGGAATTTGCGCCCTAACTTTGCTTGCTAATCCTGGTTTAGAGCTATCCCACTAAAATATTTAATCCTAATTCTTAGTCCTTGCCTGTGAGATATGAGGTCTTACAGGAGACCTCAGAGCTCCCAGCCCTTCTCCTCCTGCTAACCCTTCTCACACCCTCAAGAGGAGTTAGAAAAGAGGTCCTTGTCATTCTCACCTCTTATGGAAAATGGAATAAGAAATAATCATATCCTTTCTT
This DNA window, taken from Homo sapiens chromosome 6 genomic scaffold, GRCh38.p14 alternate locus group ALT_REF_LOCI_5 HSCHR6_MHC_MCF_CTG1, encodes the following:
- the POLR1H gene encoding DNA-directed RNA polymerase I subunit RPA12, yielding MSVMDLANTCSSFQSDLDFCSDCGSVLPLPGAQDTVTCIRCGFNINVRDFEGKVVKTSVVFHQLGTAMPMSVEEGPECQGPVVDRRCPRCGHEGMAYHTRQMRSADEGQTVFYTCTNCKFQEKEDS
- the PPP1R11 gene encoding E3 ubiquitin-protein ligase PPP1R11 isoform X6; amino-acid sequence: MRHTRKRRAGSGENRSLTIKLRKRKPEKKVEWTSDTVDNEHMGRRSSKCCCIYEKPRAFGESSTESDEEEEEGCGHTHCVRGHRKGRRRATLGPTPTTPPQPPDPSQPPPGPMQH
- the PPP1R11 gene encoding E3 ubiquitin-protein ligase PPP1R11 isoform X1, giving the protein MAEAGAGLSETVTETTVTVTTEPENRSLTIKLRKRKPEKKVEWTSDTVDNEHMGRRSSKCCCIYEKPRAFGESSTESDEEEEEGCGHTHCVRGHRKGRRRATLGPTPTTPPQPPDPSQPPPGPMQH